One segment of Macrotis lagotis isolate mMagLag1 chromosome 1, bilby.v1.9.chrom.fasta, whole genome shotgun sequence DNA contains the following:
- the LOC141510072 gene encoding LOW QUALITY PROTEIN: uncharacterized protein LOC141510072 (The sequence of the model RefSeq protein was modified relative to this genomic sequence to represent the inferred CDS: deleted 1 base in 1 codon; substituted 2 bases at 2 genomic stop codons), translating into MSANLKMTSWNDFTASGEERTHLGNHELIHTIEKQYEYTQYGKTCQRSDSFIEHLKIHNEGKSYEVNQCGKTFFPSSKLAAHHRIHSRQKSYECNQCGKAFRESSSLTLHQRIHTGKKPYECNQCGMSFRTSSQLSVHQSIHTGEKPYQCNQCGKTFPRNSILAVHQRIHTGEKPFECNQCEKTFTRSFCLAVHQRIRTGEKPYECNQCEKPFIECSSLISHQRIHTGLKPYECNQCGKTFTRSSHLAVHQRIHTGEKPYECNQCGKTFTQSSGLAVHQRIHTGEKPYECNQCGKTFSRSAHLAVHQRIHSGEKPFACNQCGKAFREYYSLISHQRIHTGEKPYECNQCVKTFRHSSSLTVHQRIHTGEKPYECNHCRKTFSRSAYLAVHQRMHTGEKPFACNQCGKAFREHSSLISHQRFHTGEKPYECNQCGKTFTQNSGLAVHQRIHTGEKLYKCNQCGKAFTEHSSLISHQRFHTGEKPYECHQCGKTFTQSSRLAVHQRIHTGEKPFACNQCGKAFREHTSLISHQRIHTGEKPYECNQCGKTFRHSSSLTVHQRIHTGEKPYVCNQCGKTFSRSGHLAVHQRMHTGEKPYECNQCGKTFREHSSLIYHQRFHTGEKPYECNQCGKTFKQSSGLAVHQRIHTGEKLYECNQCGKTFTQSSGLAVHQRIHTGEKLYECNQCGKTFTQSSHLAIHRRIHTGEKPFACNQCGKAFTRSDRLAVHQRIHTGEKAYNCNQCGKTFRECSCLIYRQRIPTGEKPDECKQCEKTFFNGSCFIVHXRIHNEDKPYECDQCGKAFREISSLSVHHRIHTGEKPDECNQCRKIFTRSFCLSVHQRIHKGEKPDECNQCGKAFREYFCLIYHQRIHTGEXPYECNKCGKTFTQSSGIIVHQRIHTEEKPYQCNQCGKSFRTSSQLFVHHRIHTGEKPYDYNQYEKAF; encoded by the exons ATGAGTGCAAATTTGAAAATGACCTCCTGGAATGACTTTACTGCTTCTGGTGAAGAGAGGACTCATCTTGGTAATCATGAGCTTATCCACACTATAGAAAAACAGTATGAATATACtcaatatggaaagacttgtCAAAGAAGTGACAGTTTCATTGAACATTTGAAAATCCACAATGAAGGGAAATCTTATGAggttaatcaatgtggaaagactttctttCCTAGCTCCAAACTTGCTGCACATCACAGAATCCACAGTAGACagaaatcttatgaatgtaatcaatgtggaaaggctttcagagaAAGCTCCAGTCTTACtctacatcagagaatccacactgggaaGAAGCCTTATGAATGCAATCAGTGTGGAATGTCTTTTAGAACAAGTTCCCAACTCTCTGTACATCAGAgtatccacactggagagaaaccttaccaatgtaatcaatgtggaaagactttcccACGGAATTCCATACTGGCTGTACATcaaagaatccacactggagaaaagccgtttgaatgtaatcaatgtgaaAAGACTTTCACAAGGAGCTTCTGTCTTGCTGTCCATCAGAGAATCcgcactggggagaaaccttatgaatgtaatcaatgtgaaAAGCCTTTCATAGAATGCTCCTCTCTTATTTCTCATCAGCGAATACACACTGGGctgaagccttatgaatgtaatcagtgtggaaagactttcacaaggAGCTCCCATCTTGCTgtccatcagagaatccacactggggagaagccttatgaatgtaatcagtgtggaaagactttcacacagAGCTCTGGACTTGCTgttcatcagagaatccacactggggagaagccttatgaatgtaatcagtgtggaaagactttctcACGGAGCGCCCATCTTGCTgttcatcagagaatccacagtGGGGAGAAGCCTTTTgcatgtaatcaatgtggaaaggctttcagagaATACTACTCTCTTATTtctcatcagagaatccacactggggagaagccttatgaatgtaatcagtgtgtaAAGACTTTCAGACACAGCTCTAGtcttactgtacatcagagaatccacactggggagaagccttatgaatgtaatcactgTAGAAAGACTTTCTCACGGAGCGCCtatcttgctgtacatcagagaatgcacactggggagaagccttttgcatgtaatcaatgtggaaaggctttcagagaACACTCCTCTCTTATTTCTCATCAGAGAttccacactggggagaagccttatgaatgtaatcagtgtggaaagactttcacacagAACTCCGGACTTGCTgtccatcagagaatccacactggggagaaactttataaatgtaatcaatgtggaaaggctttcacagAACACTCCTCTCTTATTTCTCATCAGAGAttccacactggggagaagccttatgaatgtcatcagtgtggaaagactttcacacagAGCTCCcgtcttgctgtacatcagagaatccacactggggagaagccttttgcatgtaatcaatgtggaaaggctttcagagaACACACCTCTCTTATTtctcatcagagaatccacactggggagaagccttatgaatgtaatcagtgtggaaagactttcagacacAGCTCCAGtcttactgtacatcagagaatccacactggggagaaaccttatgtatgtaatcagtgtggaaagactttctcACGGAGTGGccatcttgctgtacatcagagaatgcacactggggagaaaccttatgaatgtaatcaatgtggaaagacttttagagAACACTCCTCTCTTATTTATCATCAGAGAttccacactggggagaagccttatgaatgtaatcagtgtggaaagactttcaaacAGAGCTCCGgacttgctgtacatcagagaattcacactggggagaaactttatgaatgtaatcagtgtggaaagactttcacacagAGCTCCGgacttgctgtacatcagagaatccacactggggagaaactctatgaatgtaatcagtgtggaaagactttcacacagAGCTCCCATCTTGCTATCCATcggagaatccacactggggagaagccttttgcatgtaatcaatgtggaaaggctttcacacGGAGTGACAgacttgctgtacatcagagaatccacactggggagaaagcTTAT AactgtaatcaatgtggaaaaactttcagAGAATGCTCCTGTCTTATTTATCGTCAGAGAATCCCCACTGGGGAGAAGCCTGATGAATGTAAACAATGTGAAAAGACTTTCTTTAATGGCTCCTGTTTTATTGTTCACTAGAGAATCCACAATGAGGACAAACCATATGAATgtgatcaatgtggaaaggctttcagagaGATCTCCAGTCTTTCTGTACATCacagaatccacactggggagaagcctGATGAATGCAATCAGTGTAGAAAGATTTTTACAAGGAGCTTCTGTCTTTCTgtccatcagagaatccacaaAGGGGAGAAGCCtgatgaatgtaatcaatgtggaaaggctttcagagaATACTTCTGTCTTATTtatcatcagagaatccacactggggagtagccttatgaatgtaataagTGTGGAAAGACCTTCACACAGAGCTCTGGAATTATTGTACATCAGAGAATACACACTGAGGAGAAACCTTAccaatgtaatcagtgtggaaagtcTTTCAGAACAAGTTCCCAACTCTTTGTACATCatagaatccacactggagagaaaccttatgactATAATCAATATGAAAAGGCTTTTTAA